tACCAGCGGGTTTGTTAGCATCACTAGCAGTTCTAAACTTGACACCACAATTGATTCCCAATACTTGGGGTTTTCTACTTTTTTACCTTGATTATCTAGTTCCCATTGGGTCATTATATGTATCAAATCATTAGGCACTAAATTGCAATCGGCACAAGCAGATGCAACGTCCCAATTGTTCATTTCGTGGTCGACTGTTCTGATCCATCGTTTGATATCCTTTAAGCAAACTAATGCCTCTCCGCCCAATTTATAAATGGACAATTTCGATTCTGTACTGTGATCTATTCCGCCCAATGAGCTGCATAGAATAGCTATATGCGATCTAATAACCCTCTTTCTTAACTCTTCGTCGTGATTCTGCAACTCAGGTTGGGTGGATCTAGCTTGCTTTATGGGGCCTGAAGATTTTTCTGTGAAacgttcttcttcatcactaCTGCTTTCAACTATATGATGAGTGCCACTGGGCTCATTGTCAATAATGAAATCATCCAGTTCTGGATCTTCCGCATAAAGACTCATGCTTAGTGAACTGAGACAGAAACTATCTGTACTAACGCGTCGCGTGAAATTTGGGATCCAGAAAATATGCTACGAAATAAAGATTCTCGCttatgaagaagaaaagttgTAACAAAAAAAGACTGAAGAGAAGGGTAGCAAAGGTAATTGGCTTTACGTAAGATGAGTTATCTACATGTACCGTATCTTGGAGCAACCGAGCAACCCATTTAAATTCAGTGTGATACGTGCGTTGAAAGAGACCATTTACATTAAGGCGTTAAGGAAGAAGGTTgcccaaaaaaaaaaactccGCGACGGGGAATTGAACCCCGGTCTACCGCGCGACAAGCGGTGGTTCTACCACTAAACTATCACGGACTTATCAGAAGTTTTTAGATCCATTTATTATATCAATGTATTAGACTCACTTTTCGAGCATCAGAGTTTATTTGAAAGgcaatctcttttctcTCATGGTTGACTTCTGTCACTAGCGTTTTTCTGATGACCAAGTACAAAAAGTTGCCAGTTTCTTGTCATAATTGTCGGAAGAGCAAGACAAAATGCGATAGAAACTACCCTTGTTCCAAATGCTACTTAAAGGATATTGAGTGCTCCTACCCTGACAAGTTCAGGTCCTTAAGATTAGACAAGCTGATAAAGTCGAAGTCGTCAGGGGAAACTGTAAAGACTGAAAGCTCTTCCATTCTAGGTTATGACTCAAATAAAATGCAGCAGATAACACCACCAGAAGAGTTTTATATGGAAGACTTGTCAGCCTTCTCAACTGCTAGCTCTGACTCAAAATCTCACAGTACAGATTGTGAGACGAGAATAGACATTCCTGGTATCAAAAAGAGTATCCAGTTTTCTCATCAGTCTGACCTCATGTTTCTTGACACAAGCTTTGAAGTTTCAGGGAGTTTGGTCTCTGTTACCCAGTATCCCGAGGGAATGGACAACCCTCTTGAGTTTCCACAGTTTGTGCAggacaaagaaaagaacatTACATTGATTAAAACCTTACTTCATGAATACTTTCGCGTTGCTGACCTTCCTACGTTCAGCTTTCCCATTCGTTTCGAAGAGATGTCTAGAATAATagatgatgctgaaaagAATAATACGTGGCATCTCCATAAAGATCATCTTTTTTTGGCTATATCAATTCTACTTCGTATACTCAACATTATACCGTTGGAACATCCTCTTCTCACTAACTGTGTGTTTTTGAAGGATAAAGAAGTTCAGGTTGATCtcttcaagagattttttttttacgAAATCTTCTTATATTAGACAGTTCATTGAGTGTGGAAGCCATGTTGATTCTAGTTGAAGAATGCCTATGCGAAGATGAGTATGATCTTTGTAGTTCAACAATACTTGAATTACTGAACTGTCCATTCTATCAAGAATTATGCACCTATGTTGCTCACTACGATTGCCTGACTGTTCAGAACATGAATCCAAAAGCCAAACTTGACACGCTCATCAAGGACAAAAAGATAATGAGATGGAGTGATTTATTCTGCAAGTTTTGTAAATATGGCTCATTGCTTTCGATAAAGTTGTTTCATGAGCCTCTTGAGGATAGATTTCCAATTTTAAAAGACgcaaatttgaagacaGAACTAAAGCTTAACTTGGCCGATTCGGCTATGAAGGGATTGCAATATCCTTTCGTGTGGACGCGCACATCTGATCATGATAAGTTGCTATCACAAGCTGTTGAAGTTGAGATTCAAGTAATCTATGATATTAATTATCATAAGCTAAAGATTAAAAACTTGCTGGCTGGTGCAAACTTGTCAGAGTCATCTATTGCGACTATCGCCGATGATGATTTTCCTATAGTGGATGAAGAATATGGCCAAGTCGATGTCGATGATTACATCCCTTTAGAGTTGACGAGTTCGTCCCCTCAATTGCAACACCTAAAGAAATTAGCTGACAATCTGTTTGTTATCGCTCATTGCCAAATGACAAGAGTTTGTTTGTCCCTTCCTTCGGTTGCATTGTGCATCAACCCGTTGAGATTGTGCCTTTCCTCTTTGAAGTCGGGGTTAAACTGCATATTGGATTTAATGCTCatgtttcttctgattaAACGTGTGCTATGTGGCGAATTATCGGAATTTGATTATGATCAATTTCGACGAACCATCCCAGTTATAAACCTCTATGTTTTCAAGTTTGTACAAGGTTTCTTTCATATTTTACATTTGGAATCACAGATTCTTTCCATTCAACGCTACCAAATCAATATTCTTGCAGCAATGTTTCAGCAACTGAAAAGCAAAATAGTTACAAGTGCGAATGCTGCACCCAACAAAACAATTCTGAGGTACCTCGATGCAATCGAACATCTCTGTGCCGACATTAACGCTAATAATGACGAATTGGAGACTACTGTTGGCGGTATTTCTCCCACAGTCAGAAGCTGCTatactgaaaaattaccCGGGGAACATTTACTGGGCAGGAATTCGCCTGTGGAGTTTAACTTTTCTAAACTGGACACTAAGTTTTGCCCATTCACAGAGTCATTGAAGAGAGGATTGAAAACGTGGAAGATGAATAGGAGGAGCTTGGGCTACAGAACTAAGACGGAACTATTAACGAGAACCGCGGAATTGGTGGCACTACCTGGCACTGAATTTGACGGTACTTTAGATAGTTTCTATGAGTTGTTTTGTTCAGAGCACTAAATCTAGGTTCGTTTTTGCTTGTAAATCTTCACTGCTGAATTGAATAGTTTAAGTATTCAGTTgttacttttttttttttattggACTTTTTAATGAattaatttttttgaattaatttttttttcttttcagcGCTCTGATTGGGATTCAGTATTTTAAGAATGCTACAATAATACGTCCACTGGTACCGGGATTCAGGCAGTTATTGTTGTGCTGTGCATGACCTCTCCATTCTTGGTCATAAAGTGGGGGTAACTATGCTTATAGCCATCTCTTTTGTTAGGCCAAGAAAATTCTGTTTTTCATCCATGATTGGGCCATAATTAACGTATTGATTCTTGATAAAGGAgcatttctttttctgtaGTTTTTTTGCCAGCAGAGAGATAGTATCGGCGAAACTTAGACCTGTTCAGCTCTTTAAAATGCTAGGAATGAAGAAAAACTAGATAATAAGGAGAGTTATGTTCATTTCCTCAGTGCTATGAATGTTTATCTACAATATGTTTACTAAAGAGAAAGACCATTGTAAACTGTCCATACAGGTAAACTCTGGATAACATACAGCCACGCTTTGATAGCATTATAAAACATATATTATTTCTAAGTGTGGATATGAAAGAAACCAGACAAGACGGTTTGGTTAAATCGAGAACAATAAACATGACCACAGGGACTTCATATCCAAATAAACTTTTGCGATTATCAATTTTGCATAAGCATCTGTGGTGCAGTTTTGAGAGACGTGGGGCACGAAAATAGTCGAATAGGTAAGGGTTTAAGCCATCCTACAAATACTACTTGTAGACCGTTCAAAGATCGACTTCAACGATTAGTTTGCCTGAAATTCTAATCTGTTCTAGAGAGTAGCTCTCCAGTGGCTTATCAGTAATGAGCCTTCATTTTTAAGAGGCTCCGATCAGCTTGACACACTAGTACAGTTAGTTCATCTGGATTTCCAACGGAGTAGAATACCTTGTTGAGACAGCGAGTGAATATTCGAAATTGCTGCTTCGGGTCACCAGCAAGGTATCTTACAAAAGCACCTGTATGCAGCGAAGCAATCACGCCCACTACTGCATGCATCGCTTGAACCTAATGCTATTTCATGTACAAAATAACAatttaaaaaaaaatacagTTGTTGTTCGCGCAAAAAGTCAAAGTGGCCTTGGCGTTTCAGTTGTGTGTCTAGTTTGGGTAATTTCTTATAACATAAAGTGAACTACCGGATACTGAATGCTGAGTGCTGCTCCTCCAAGCAAGGAGATTAGAAACAAGCTCTGCACTGCCTTACAACGCACCCAGGAATTGTTCAATTCCGATGCAAGTGTTAATCTGATCTCTTATCTGATAAGATCTTGAACGACGAAAACGGTATTGTCATTGATTACTGATACACCAATTTCAATACTTGTACCAATCTACGAGAAGAGCTAGCAAAAACAATGCTGTAAAAAATCATGGTCTTATTCTGTCTTCGAAAATGAAAGGGAGAGAGAACTGGGCGGTAGTAGGATGGTCAGTGGAGAATAGCTAAGATATTAAAACACTAAACCTCAAAAATCTTCGAACGACTGCTATACAGTGATTAAACGATTAAGTTGCATGTTTATTGGTGTCCACGTCGGTAGGAGTTTTGTCAATTGTACACAATATATATCCCGTGTTACGGCCTGTTTGTGCGTAGCAGGCAACGTGTACGCTAAAGCTGATCTACATACTGAAATAGGATTTTCCTTCTCACAAACAAGGAGTGTACCTCTTTTCTGACGTCTTCATCTGCCCAGTTGTGAGCTTGCATTAAAATAATCAGGAAGAATCCTTCAATAATCATAGTAGGAGTATTACAGAGTAACTGTCCCATCTCACTCCATCTCAACGCACTTGCACAAATTATAAGTCCGAGAACAATAAGGAGAGACACTCCAACAGCCCATGTCGTAGAACAGACATCGTTGACCCAAACAGAAATCTTGTACGAAAGAGTAGCGGGAGGAACTTCAGGTTCCTCAGGGAACACCAGCCCAAGCTCACCAAATAGGactttgtcttcttctttgcaTCTAGCATAGGTACTCTCATCCTGATTCACCATTCGCATATATACGTTACGAAGGACAAAACCATCAATAAATCCAATTAGACCAGTGTAAGTTCCAATAATAAGCCACCAGTTATCACTCCAGTTCATTGGATGACCAATCAACAACCAAACAACGATAACAAAAATTGCAATAATAACACCAATACCGGTACCAATCATATCAGCATACCAATCGATAGCATGAATCGCTATAGTTCTTTTCTCTGGCACCAAGGCCATTTCAAGGTTGGGCTCCATATCCTTCTTGACAGCACGTATTCTAGCTTCAATAGAGTAATCTAAATGCATTATCTCATCGAGCGTCTTTTTTACATATTGATCATGTCTCTCTCTGACATTCTGCAAAAAGACAGATGTAATCAAGAGTACCACTGCTGTCGCAGTGTTAATGTACATCTGCCACGTGTTAGTGAAAGTGCCTCTCTCAGGATTAGAGCCAGTAGTTACACCGGTGAATGGAGGGCTGTTTCCAGTGCTAGATTCAAGCGCACCGCAACCGATCCAAACAAAGATACCTGCCCAGTAAATAATGACTGCAGGTAACGAACCAATTGCCTCgttcaagaaagaggaCATTTTGTCAAACCAACCTTCCACAGGAAGGTCGACAGCTGAAGATTCAGCGTAGTCAATGTTTGAAAGGTATTTTTGTTCCTTCGTTTCTCCCGATTCTAGCTTTTCAGCAGATTCTATCTTTTCAGAATCGACGTAGTCCGGTGAACTAAGTAATCTTCTATAGGTAGCAACTCTAGAGCTAAACTCCGCCCAAATCAGattctgttcaaaagaCTGCATCAACTGTTGTCTCATCAAGAGAGTATCCCAAATATAAGTCTGAATCGATTGAGCATCCTGCATAACAACTTGCCAGGTATTCGGTGCGTCAAACACAATACCGATAACTGCCCAAGCAATCAGAATGGCCCACATGGTCCAAAACGTAAACTGTGTTCCAACCACCCACACTAAAAAGTCCAGTCCTTTATCCATTTTAGTCTCTTTACATCCATTGAAACCAACTTCATCTTGTCTTCTAATTTCGATGTCAATGTTTGGCTCTTTTTCTCCAACTGCGTCAAAGTCTTGAGGGTCCACGGTTTTAGCAGTGTGTAACACAGTGTGACGCTGGCCTGGATAACCAATCCAATTTCTCCAGAAGCCCATTCTCTAAGAGTTACAGCGAGATGCGATAAGTAAAGGATGCGCCGATGTTTTAATACTATTTGCGAGGAATTACCAATAAAGCATGTACAGCATCTCTAtgtcaatttcaaattatTAGCGCTGCAGACTAGTGCATTGAAACGCAGTAGAACCTTCTTGGCGTTTTCGTTTCCTACCTATTATAGTGAATTAAGCCGACAAAAACAAGATCACGTGAACGACTTGGTGACTGGCTCTAACCGGTCAACATTATTGAAACCACCTGCTACTCATGCGATAAAATATGTGGGGTGACAATTTTCTTCGTATCATCCAAACGcattcaaaaatgacaAAGATGAGTTTAGAAGGCTACCGCGGTTCGTTTCGAAAAGCATCCTATCAAAAGTCCAATATCTTGATTCccatctttttcagttgGCAGCGACGTTCTATTTCACGAACAAGGAAACGAAGCTCAAAGCTGAACAGTTACATTAGTGCTGCATTTTAGGTAGAGTAAGAAATTATTCCTTATAGTAGAGGTGAACTTCCGAGACGACCACGATATTTCAAGGCCCGAAGCCTCCTAGTGGCTCTCACCTTGGTAGTTAATAGTTTAGGTGCATTATAACAGTTCCAGTCGCTATTTTCGAGTGAAAAGGACCCCTTAATTTATTTCTTAAGCGCAAATATGCTGCCTGCATGGCTCTTATTCTTTCTAATCTCGATGGCTGGCTTGCGTGGCTGTCAGACATCGGACCCTAATTTAAATTGCTCATTATTTTTCCTGcatcaaaattttcttcaacttcttaAATGAATTTTATAGACGTTGAAACGGATTCCAGATTAATTTGATAATTAATCTCTTTGGAGCTATTGTGGCTTTTCACTTTTGGGGCCGAAgcactttttttttgatcatAGCACATACTAGTTACTGGGAGAAAAAACTAGGTCCCTTTCTAAGTAATAATTTGTCTCCAGGATTTCATGCCTGTACTTCTCGCTTATACGGTCCCTGCTTCATCACTTGAAGCCGAGGTTGTCATTCGAAGGGTGGTTTGGTTTGGCAAACATAGTCAATCTATTTTGTCAGTCGGCTGAAATAAACGGCTGGAGCTTCCTAGTGAACTTGTAGAAGCAAAGATGTTTCTCTATGAATGCTGTCGATGGAGGAGTTGTTAATATGAGTTACAACCAAAATGGGGCGTACAGTTATTCAGATTAAGACTAGGTAAGTATCGATGCCGTGTGACCATGCCGCTCTAACTTGGAAATGGTACAGGAGTTAATCGAATTACTTCCCAGCCCAGCCTATACAGTCATCTGTCAAATTCTTAGCTTTTTTTTCCGAGACAGGGCTGTCCTCAACTCCTTTCGGATAAAGCCAAAGcctgaatttttttcagttgttgTTCAATCGCATACACTCGTTATTAATGTCAGaaagctttggaaaatggCAAACAAATCCTTTACGGGCAATGAATCATCACaagggaagaaaagaatgtGACATTTTGCTGTGCTACTATCACCCTCTAATCATCGTAATACCCTGTGTTTGTGAAGAATGCAGGATTATTTGGTGTATGATTGCTCACAAAAAGCGATTACCAGTGACAAAGAATAATTCATGTGGTCATATTGTATGGCAAATCTAAAGACCAAGTTGTTTTATGCCTCAAAACAGATCTTAGGGTTAATTAATGTCTTAATCTAGCAATTGAGGATCGGACCAATTGTAAATCCACTACGATTGAATATTCTCATGCGAAGAGTTTCGTCGCGGTTCAAATTTGCCTCAGTCATCTGAAATCAGTGTAAATACTGACTGCGGTCTGGTTCTCAGCAATGGTAGGGTCCTAAGTGATCAACAATACTGGTGGCGTGCAGGGCAGCACAGCTAACTCTTCTTGGAGACCATCTTTTAAGGCTCGTAATTGAAAAAGCCACGATCGGTCAAAATTTAGACATACACATAGAATATAGAGATAATAATACAACAGCTATAAGAAAGTAATGTCACAGTTGAACCACAACGGCCGATAGTATCGTGGCTACCAGAAAAGTTCAGAGATAATTTGATCATTCAATTGGAGCGGAACGCATCCGGACACCCTGGAGGAAAGCATCGTAATACACAGTACTCAAAGGTGGCGCCCTGCAGTTTTATGAACGGTTTGAGAAGCCTCGTGAAGTTGGTCCGTGTCATTGGTCCGTGTCATTGGTTTAACCGAATCAAgtcttcaagttcttcgCGAGCCAGtagattttgaaagaatccAAGAATATTTAAGGGGCGATCATCATGATCGAGGGTAGGTGAAAAGTCATTGGAAGACGGTGAAATACTTGCTGTCAACCTTTCGTCGACAACTGCTGACAGGAGACTGAAACAGGCCAGAACTCATATAGCCCTCTTACACaactccttcttttttatGCTCTCGAAGGAATTGTCAAATACATGACCACTTGGCAAATAATGTGAATCTCACAAAAGACGGAGTCGATATAAGTTTTGAATAAAAAGATCCAACGCATGGCGATTTGCTGGTTGCTGCTGACGGTGGCTATTTCAGAACAAGGCTTCAATTCACAGGAGACACCGTCCAATACAAGGGAGCGGCGGCTTATGGGAACGTGTTCTCCATAGGGCTGAACAAGGATATGCCAAACCTCCCAAACGATACATCCGCGGGTCAAGTACGGAGAAATTatgtttctttctctccATTAGGGCTGAATCGGTATTGATTCGTCGCACTTGCTTTTGATCCCGAGGATGTGGCAAAGAAATTTAGTTGGAATACTGGAGAGTTGGGGCCGTGAGTACCTTAGAATGCACTTTGCTGGTTGGGATCCTGTTATTGATATGGTGTTAAGGACGATGCCGGATATCATTTCTTTCCTCTGGAGACCGCACCCTGTTGAAGGATTTGACAATCGAAGATCTCTTGCGTCTGCCGGGTTGCAGCGCATCCAACATCAGAAGCATTTCGTGCTGGAGCACggtttggatttgaagatgtttGAGCTCTCTATCGATCTCTTCAGGAGACAGTCAGTGATGCCTACGTCGATACTGGCCTTCCTGCGGCTTGCGACTTACATCGGGCTCTCTTCTTATTCAATGAATCAAGGCGTCATTTTTTGGCTAGAGTAGAAAAACAGTTGGGCTCTGATGCAGATACTCATATGAGATATATTAGTGCAGCAGGAAATGACAAGGACTGATAGGCAAGATTCCGTTAAGTAGAATCCTCTTTCGAGTGAATTTCAGAAAATAATCTGAAAGCAGGTTTTTAAAGGGTTGTTGATCAGCAAGGTCCATTTTTGAGAACAGCATACATTGACTAGATGCCGTCTATTTCAGTCTATTTGTTGCTGAGCTCGGAGAATCATATTGAAGACAGTTTTGTATCTGTAAAAGGACCCATTTCCAGTTTTCCATAAACGAAAAAGATCACATTCTTTATGCTGTTTTGAAACATCTATCTAGTAAGGAAAAATAAAGTGCACCATTACAAGTTAATTTTATGGAATCCACATTTCTTAGGATTGTAAACATCTCTTTTTTGGAGCTTCCGGTCTGCGGATAGTTTCTCTGGTCAAAAACAACATTGACCACGTTGATCAGCTGATAGCAAAGTGTTGGGATGAGTTTGCTGGGACTCAGCTGTGAAGCTGCTTTGATAAGCCTTACACTCGAGACTACAAGTCTCTCGTTTAGCTctcatcaaaagtttcataTAACTTGTCATGGTGGCCAATGTTAGATAGTAGTGTACTCTACGTTACAGTACTGGAGAATTACCCATTTCACAAGATGCGCTTTTCACTTCTCGATGAAATGGTCTTAAACATGCCTACCGTGAAGCTACTGGTAATATAGTAGCCCTTTTGTTTTGGGATATTGGAGTGGTTCAGGGGTACGGTGAATATTAGCAATGTGCCGACATATACAGCGAAGGCCTAACTAATTCATGTTTCAGTTGCAATCCTACATTTTACGCGGTGGTAGACAAGCAATTGATGATTACTGAAACACAAGATATTCTCAGCAGCATTCATCGTTTGCAGCCCGTTGTGGTCACTTTAACTAGTCTGGCTACAGTAAGCATTGGTTTGTATTCAATGCCACCACGATCTCACAGGCATTTCTATTACCGATCAATATCAATTAGTGAAAACTGTTGAATTGTCACTTACTGGTGAAACCTCTATCTCGATCGAGTCATTCACCACCCACCCATCGATGTCGGGAATGAAATTACTATCAACGACGATACGTCAGAGACTGGCACTACTTCTAATATTAAGTCAACACTATTTATTACTTCTAGGGCTCAACAATGGGGCTTCTTCCTTTTACGACTTCAATGTTGCAATTTTCCATTCTCCTGTGGATAGTCACCCACTTGTGAATgaaatcaaattttctGTATTATGGCTACAAAAACCTGGGAAAATTGACAACTGCGACTGGTGCCAGTGAGATTAAGTTTGACAGTCATTTGAACTGACCTGATTATtatattcaaagattgcTTTCAGTAATATTGGATCTCACGCGTTGATGCAACCATAGAGTATGTTGAGTTTTCCTGAGTTCCAGAAGACGAAGAGTATACGTTGTCGTTCAGGAACGTTGACAAcaattgaattttttttgtgCGGTGCTACTGCTGCCGATAATTCTTTGCAAAAGTGTGAGGTACAATTTTTAGAAACTGAGACAATCTCCGACAATGTCTTGTTATTCAACAATACTAGAGACTTGGGGTCGAATGTAAGGAATGCACAATACCTCTGCGCAGAAAGCTATTACCCCTTACGAGTTGTGCTTTCTTCAGTATTGCACAACACTTTGTGGATTTTTAGATCAAGCTAACTGATTGTATTTTGTTGACTCAGTACCAGGTTGGCCAACGTGAAAGCTCAACATCTACATGCCATCTATTTTTAGGTCCCAGAAACCGAAAGAATCCTTTTTCGTGTCTAGAAACAAATAACGCTCAGAAACAACCAAAATCCAAGTTCACGAGTTTACTTGACTTTagatcttttgatgataacaagaagaagacttcTGTTGTATGTCTATCTTCAGCGGgttcaaaatttcaacttttacCTGTTGATCCCTGGTTTATTTATCTCCCCGTTCCTTGTACACCACATGGAATTCAACCAGTATAAGCTACACATATTTTTGTCAGAGTCAGTAACCAGCATTGTGGCAAGGAAACTTGATCTCTCAATGTCGATGCGGCAAGCGCGATAGTGATCGGTGTTAACCATCTGCCGTAATTCACGCCAGAATGCAGCCTACTTGTATACTGTGAGTATATGGTCCAAAATGGCAACCCGCTGTCGATAAAAACTTGCCTACGAGATTTTTAGCAATCTTATAGTTTTTTTTGAGCCTTTATCGGCatccaaacttttgatttaTCCTGATCCTTCAAGAGtcgtttttcaaaataaaatCAGAGGAATAATAGAattgttcttcatcaatgcAGCTGCGTCCACTTTCTATCAATTTCCCTTTAACGGATTATCAGTTGGACATTGAAATTCACAATACTGGACATGGAtcttatttctttttcgtGACAATCAAGTTTAGTCGCAAATAATTTATTTTACCgatgaaaaaattttcctTTCGATTCCAACCTGAATTGAACAGGCAATTTTGTCAGGAGTCACCTCTTAGTCACTAGACACTGCTAGTTGCAGATGAATTCGaatctatttttttcaaggtCAAAATCTACAGAAATGAGAATCAGACTGCAATTTGGATTTCACATTAAATAAGAGGACAATTTTTCTCTACTTTGTTGTTTAATTCCGCACATCAAATCTTGCATATCTTCTGTACAGCTCTTAAAATCGCGCTTATAACCACATTGTGATTGGATTGTTGTCCTCGACAGTGACCATGCCTGCGAACATCTGAAATTTCTTAATTTTTCTCATATAATTAGAATATTTCTGCAATCCCTTTTTGCTGACTGTTGACACAACATTATGAAATAATTACCCTATCAAGAATTGATAGTATCTTTCATACCTGGAAGTTTACCATCTCATCTTATTCGGAAGAAAAGTGCAAATAAGGCAATTTTGACCAATATGTCCCCTATCAATGATGATCGCTCCCGTTATTTACTATCCCCAGCGATTCATCACACTTCATCGCATGGCAGTATTGCCAATAGATCTGGCATGCTCGACAATGAAGAGTTGCACGATCGCAGTCACCAGAGCTTGCCTTTACCCATTCGAAGAGAAAGCATCTCTCCGTTTTT
This window of the Komagataella phaffii GS115 chromosome 2, complete sequence genome carries:
- a CDS encoding Low-affinity Fe(II) transporter of the plasma membrane — translated: MGFWRNWIGYPGQRHTVLHTAKTVDPQDFDAVGEKEPNIDIEIRRQDEVGFNGCKETKMDKGLDFLVWVVGTQFTFWTMWAILIAWAVIGIVFDAPNTWQVVMQDAQSIQTYIWDTLLMRQQLMQSFEQNLIWAEFSSRVATYRRLLSSPDYVDSEKIESAEKLESGETKEQKYLSNIDYAESSAVDLPVEGWFDKMSSFLNEAIGSLPAVIIYWAGIFVWIGCGALESSTGNSPPFTGVTTGSNPERGTFTNTWQMYINTATAVVLLITSVFLQNVRERHDQYVKKTLDEIMHLDYSIEARIRAVKKDMEPNLEMALVPEKRTIAIHAIDWYADMIGTGIGVIIAIFVIVVWLLIGHPMNWSDNWWLIIGTYTGLIGFIDGFVLRNVYMRMVNQDESTYARCKEEDKVLFGELGLVFPEEPEVPPATLSYKISVWVNDVCSTTWAVGVSLLIVLGLIICASALRWSEMGQLLCNTPTMIIEGFFLIILMQAHNWADEDVRKEVHSLFVRRKILFQYVDQL